One Ananas comosus cultivar F153 unplaced genomic scaffold, ASM154086v1, whole genome shotgun sequence DNA segment encodes these proteins:
- the LOC109705476 gene encoding uncharacterized protein LOC109705476 isoform X1 — MFAFNLLNSPRTIKTPSSSPSSLPPPQTYFVSCALSSPSPSPPSSREEAISQARTSLSTTLQKPLNNPLPSLPTRKLKKQKQPRFRVEIPLLDDSPTSLAQLAGELFSDVLIIKKGSKPPCILILWPSPALLQCAHQVFDAMPSSVVNSDVASVIPEQLGSADFVVFSAPERAQLEEIRAITNALYPKPAILFNPKWAFEEEKDFGGGLGSFVGSFDVVYSFMGLEVRGILSKRKGVVLRFVKDGVLSGEGWVVMVEEEGEQKKKGEMRVVSRFKKRPSIGEVESVLYNLMAANSPVTKSVKFLRDLASNVVTGKKPKQGTTIVEQSVMDTAMTCYTSLLAEETRRGRQDVL; from the exons atgttCGCCTTCAATCTCCTCAACTCCCCTCGCACCATTAAaaccccttcttcttctccttcttctttaccTCCTCCTCAAACCTACTTCGTCTCCTGcgctctctcctctccctctccctctcccccatCCTCGCGAGAAGAAGCCATTTCCCAAGCCAGAACCTCCCTCTCCACCACCCTccaaaagcccctcaacaaccccctcccctccctccccACGCGCAAGCTCAAGAAGCAGAAGCAGCCCAGGTTCCGCGTCGAGATCCCGCTCCTCGACGACTCCCCAACCTCTCTCGCCCAGCTCGCCGGCGAGCTCTTCTCCGACGTGCTCATCATCAAAAAGGGCTCAAAACCACCATGCATCCTCATCCTCTGGCCCTCCCCTGCTCTTCTACAATGCGCCCACCAGGTGTTCGACGCAATGCCCAGCTCCGTTGTCAACTCGGACGTGGCCTCTGTTATCCCGGAGCAACTCGGCTCCGCGGATTTCGTAGTGTTCTCGGCGCCGGAGCGAGCCCAGTTGGAGGAGATTAGGGCCATCACCAATGCTTTGTACCCAAAACCCGCGATTTTGTTCAACCCAAAATGGGCTTTTGAGGAGGAGAAGGACTTTGGTGGGGGACTGGGGAGCTTCGTTGGGTCCTTTGATGTGGTGTATTCCTTCATGGGCTTGGAGGTGAGGGGGATCCTGAGCAAGAGGAAAGGCGTGGTTTTGAGGTTTGTGAAGGATGGGGTGTTGAGTGGGGAAGGTTGGGTGGTGATggtggaggaggaaggggagcagaagaagaagggggagaTGAGGGTGGTTTCAAGGTTTAAGAAGCGGCCGTCGATCGGCGAGGTCGAGAGCGTTCTCTATAACCTCATGGCGGCGAATTCGCCCGTGACGAAGTCGGTGAAGTTCCTCAGAGACTTAGCTTCCAATGTCGTCACCGGAAAGAAGCCGAAGCA GGGAACAACGATCGTGGAGCAGAGTGTGATGGATACTGCCATGACGTGTTACACGAGTCTGCTAGCCGAGGAGACAAGACGAGGTCGTCAAGATGTGCTGTGA
- the LOC109705476 gene encoding uncharacterized protein LOC109705476 isoform X2, giving the protein MFAFNLLNSPRTIKTPSSSPSSLPPPQTYFVSCALSSPSPSPPSSREEAISQARTSLSTTLQKPLNNPLPSLPTRKLKKQKQPRFRVEIPLLDDSPTSLAQLAGELFSDVLIIKKGSKPPCILILWPSPALLQCAHQVFDAMPSSVVNSDVASVIPEQLGSADFVVFSAPERAQLEEIRAITNALYPKPAILFNPKWAFEEEKDFGGGLGSFVGSFDVVYSFMGLEVRGILSKRKGVVLRFVKDGVLSGEGWVVMVEEEGEQKKKGEMRVVSRFKKRPSIGEVESVLYNLMAANSPVTKSVKFLRDLASNVVTGKKPKQSFPGIKAATKESPNNRRFMYLEN; this is encoded by the exons atgttCGCCTTCAATCTCCTCAACTCCCCTCGCACCATTAAaaccccttcttcttctccttcttctttaccTCCTCCTCAAACCTACTTCGTCTCCTGcgctctctcctctccctctccctctcccccatCCTCGCGAGAAGAAGCCATTTCCCAAGCCAGAACCTCCCTCTCCACCACCCTccaaaagcccctcaacaaccccctcccctccctccccACGCGCAAGCTCAAGAAGCAGAAGCAGCCCAGGTTCCGCGTCGAGATCCCGCTCCTCGACGACTCCCCAACCTCTCTCGCCCAGCTCGCCGGCGAGCTCTTCTCCGACGTGCTCATCATCAAAAAGGGCTCAAAACCACCATGCATCCTCATCCTCTGGCCCTCCCCTGCTCTTCTACAATGCGCCCACCAGGTGTTCGACGCAATGCCCAGCTCCGTTGTCAACTCGGACGTGGCCTCTGTTATCCCGGAGCAACTCGGCTCCGCGGATTTCGTAGTGTTCTCGGCGCCGGAGCGAGCCCAGTTGGAGGAGATTAGGGCCATCACCAATGCTTTGTACCCAAAACCCGCGATTTTGTTCAACCCAAAATGGGCTTTTGAGGAGGAGAAGGACTTTGGTGGGGGACTGGGGAGCTTCGTTGGGTCCTTTGATGTGGTGTATTCCTTCATGGGCTTGGAGGTGAGGGGGATCCTGAGCAAGAGGAAAGGCGTGGTTTTGAGGTTTGTGAAGGATGGGGTGTTGAGTGGGGAAGGTTGGGTGGTGATggtggaggaggaaggggagcagaagaagaagggggagaTGAGGGTGGTTTCAAGGTTTAAGAAGCGGCCGTCGATCGGCGAGGTCGAGAGCGTTCTCTATAACCTCATGGCGGCGAATTCGCCCGTGACGAAGTCGGTGAAGTTCCTCAGAGACTTAGCTTCCAATGTCGTCACCGGAAAGAAGCCGAAGCA AAGTTTTCCAGGGATTAAAGCTGCAACTAAAGAATCACCGAATAACAGAAGGTTTATGTACttagaaaactaa
- the LOC109705465 gene encoding uncharacterized protein LOC109705465 codes for MGLLSRWKVKGDTRTSAAAAKPVSSASAAEEGPVAMNGAVEARRRESDPTVFEFGPLAVAPGDEFTLAGYCTVSDRLEPCRWAIVSATATTAAAHAPRFRITF; via the coding sequence ATGGGATTGCTCTCTCGGTGGAAGGTCAAAGGCGACACTCGCACCTCCGCTGCTGCCGCGAAGCCGGTGAGCTCGGCTTCGGCGGCTGAGGAGGGGCCGGTGGCGATGAATGGGGCAGTGGAGGCGCGCCGGCGAGAATCTGATCCCACAGTCTTCGAGTTCGGCCCGTTGGCGGTGGCACCGGGTGACGAATTCACCTTGGCAGGGTACTGCACCGTGTCCGACCGGCTCGAGCCGTGTCGGTGGGCGATCGTCTCGGCCACAgccaccaccgccgctgccCATGCTCCTCGCTTCCGTATTACTTTCTAG
- the LOC109705477 gene encoding cysteine-rich repeat secretory protein 38-like, translating into MSSRISFLLSLLSFSLLLYATVASDPPLAIRCSSSNTLRPGDAFTRNLHQLMYLLSAKAPAVGFEIGSVGSGPSHAFGLALCRGDVTRALCRACIRTANAHTLRRCPRRKRATVWLDRCMVRYSDSDFFGEVDRAHSVLLSDRSNASADPSRFESKVVRLMKGLTKRAYLTPLLYAAGELVINNHKVNNNNINTNKGELYGLVQCSKDLSGGDCKACLEKAISQLSSCCKGKRGGRVLGSSCNLRYEVYPFFDA; encoded by the coding sequence ATGAGCTCCAGAATCTCATTTCTACTTTCTTTACTTtcgttttctcttcttctttacGCCACCGTCGCCTCCGATCCCCCCCTCGCCATCCGATGCTCGAGCTCGAACACTTTGCGTCCCGGCGACGCGTTCACCCGAAACCTGCACCAGCTCATGTATCTTCTATCCGCCAAAGCCCCCGCCGTCGGGTTCGAGATCGGTTCGGTCGGGTCGGGCCCCAGTCACGCGTTCGGGCTCGCCCTGTGCCGTGGGGACGTCACCCGCGCGTTGTGCCGCGCTTGCATTCGCACCGCAAACGCCCACACCTTACGACGGTGTCCCCGCAGAAAGCGAGCCACTGTTTGGTTGGACCGGTGCATGGTGCGCTACTCCGACAGCGACTTCTTCGGGGAAGTGGATCGGGCACACTCCGTGCTCTTATCGGATCGGTCGAACGCGTCGGCCGACCCATCAAGGTTCGAGTCCAAGGTGGTGAGGCTCATGAAGGGGTTGACCAAGAGGGCTTATCTTACACCTCTACTGTACGCAGCTGGTGAGCTAGTGATTAACAATCATAaggttaataataataatattaatactAATAAGGGAGAATTATATGGGTTAGTGCAATGTAGTAAGGATTTATCTGGGGGCGATTGTAAAGCGTGTTTGGAAAAAGCCATTAGTCAACTATCTAGCTGTTGCAAGGggaagagaggagggagagtGTTGGGTTCAAGTTGTAATTTAAGATATGAAGTGTACCCATTTTTCGATGCCTAA
- the LOC109705464 gene encoding putative receptor-like protein kinase At4g00960: MALVLFQLQLIAIISVLITTAFPYPAYSEANATLTYCSGDPPYKPTSPILSPTQFTDFLYGVATAAPTTADRSSSSQLPAGDQTIYAVAQCRFDASPSDCSACLNSSLDSIGSSCAASAVRYDLCLLRYDVRDLSLFDENEYTAAIFNATRAAAKPAEFERDVSALLSAVVNDSAAAGSRLWTGVMTNSSAGRSVYEMAQCIPELSGADCARCLRGALGRLTADYNGSAGMQVLRLSCAVRYDTYPFFDPSLPLPRTLLNGSAANSPSAPPPIVAPSGNNKHATKVVLIIAVTVGAGGAIVLFAICIYLFMGKVARDAQYKQIRSISFDLKTLCTATNNFAIQNKLGSGGAGMVYKGTLPDGQEIAVKRFSGASHQGITELGVIVLIAKLEHPNLAKLIGFCYEKMEMLLVCEYLPNKSLDNYLFDPNRRAQLDWRMRYMIIRGVCQGLLYLHEDSQLTIIHRDLKASNILLDKDMNPKIADFGLAKLLGSDRTHEITRKNAGTLGYMAPEYYNKGQFSKQSDVYSYGILVLEIVTGERNSEFEGSSDALYLSTYVWKHWRNGKGLDVVDKSLGNLYEQDEALKCIQIGLLCAQHDRAKRPSMSQVSSMLDGPNEISEQPCEPGYVPVVDNTTVISSPEQEQAPFNTYRAIQERETV, translated from the exons ATGGCTCTTGTCCTCTTCCAACTCCAGTTAATCGCGATCATATCCGTCCTTATTACTACGGCGTTCCCATACCCAGCTTATTCCGAGGCTAATGCCACGCTCACCTACTGCTCCGGCGATCCGCCCTACAAACCCACCTCCCCTATCCTGAGCCCTACCCAGTTCACGGACTTCCTCTACGGCGTGGCCACCGCCGCTCCCACCACCGCCGACAGGTCCTCCAGCTCCCAGCTCCCCGCCGGCGACCAGACCATCTACGCCGTCGCCCAGTGCCGCTTCGACGCCTCCCCCTCCGACTGCTCCGCCTGCCTCAACTCCTCCCTCGACTCCATCGGCAGCAGCtgcgccgcctccgccgtccgCTACGACCTCTGCCTCCTCCGCTACGACGTCCGCGACCTCTCCCTCTTCGACGAGAACGAGTACACCGCCGCCATCTTCAACGCCACCCGCGCCGCCGCGAAGCCCGCCGAGTTCGAGAGGGACGTGTCGGCCCTGCTGTCCGCCGTCGTCAACGACAGCGCCGCGGCGGGGTCGCGGCTGTGGACGGGCGTCATGACGAATAGCTCCGCCGGCCGGAGCGTGTACGAGATGGCGCAGTGCATCCCGGAGCTGTCCGGCGCCGACTGCGCCAGGTGCCTGCGGGGGGCGCTCGGCCGGCTGACGGCGGACTACAACGGCAGCGCCGGCATGCAGGTGCTGAGGCTCAGCTGCGCCGTCAGGTACGACACCTACCCCTTCTTCGACCCCTCCCTCCCGCTGCCCAGGACTCTGCTCAACGGCTCGGCCGCCAACAGCCCGTCAGCACCTCCGCCGATCGTCGCTCCGTCTG GAAACAATAAACACGCAACAAAAGTTGTTCTTATAATTGCCGTCACTGTGGGTGCTGGAGGGGCGATTGTGCTTTTCGCCATTTGCATTTATCTCTTCATGGGTAAAGTTGCTAGAGATGCACAAT ATAAACAGATAAGGTCCATATCGTTTGATCTGAAAACGCTTTGTACGGCCACAAATAACTTCGCTATTCAAAATAAGCTCGGAAGCGGTGGAGCTGGAATGGTCTACAAG GGAACGCTACCGGATGGACAGGAAATAGCAGTGAAGAGGTTTTCAGGAGCATCGCATCAAGGGATAACAGAGTTAGGAGTTATCGTCTTGATTGCAAAGCTCGAGCATCCGAATCTTGCCAAGTTGATCGGCTTTTGCTATGAAAAAATGGAAATGCTTCTGGTTTGTGAATATCTGCCCAATAAAAGTCTAGACAACTACTTGTTCG ATCCCAACAGGCGAGCACAACTAGACTGGCGAATGCGCTACATGATCATCAGAGGAGTCTGTCAGGGTCTTCTTTACCTTCATGAAGATTCACAGCTGACGATCATCCATCGAGATCTAAAAGCAAGTAATATCTTGCTAGATAAGGACATGAATCctaaaattgcagattttggtctCGCAAAGCTTTTGGGTAGCGATAGAACCCATGAAATCACTAGAAAAAATGCTGGTACATT AGGATATATGGCACCTGAATATTACAATAAGGGGCAATTTTCAAAGCAATCGGACGTGTATAGCTACGGTATATTGGTCTTAGAGATTGTAACCGGAGAAAGAAACAGTGAATTTGAAGGATCAAGCGACGCTCTGTATCTTTCAACCTAT GTATGGAAACACTGGAGAAATGGGAAGGGACTAGATGTCGTCGATAAAAGTCTAGGTAATCTGTATGAACAAGACGAAGCATTAAAATGCATCCAGATTGGGCTACTTTGTGCACAACATGACCGCGCAAAGCGACCCAGCATGAGTCAAGTCTCATCCATGCTTGATGGTCCCAATGAAATATCGGAACAACCATGCGAGCCTGGGTACGTGCCGGTGGTTGACAACACTACAGTTATTAGCTCACCCGAACAAGAACAAGCGCCATTCAATACATACAGGGCCATTCAAGAACGAGAAACCGTGTAG
- the LOC109705470 gene encoding photosynthetic NDH subunit of lumenal location 3, chloroplastic-like, translating to MLLSFASSASPTSPMATSLSTINGSASQFSPAKLKQIKNDKPKYQSPQSYMPAQAQESHSLPSKSTITPHQVSRRASLSFSMALLLHQLHIEPSRADEGNGLWLTGPLPVPTVTNKIANEETGTRSFLRNGIYIANIGPQGSAFRLKHYAFDLLALGDMLGQETMSYFRKYLCMKSTVMYYDFDKVISAASDEQKQPLTDLANRLFNNVEKIEEAVKTQNNTMMQSCYADTVPILQEVMARMA from the exons ATGCTTCTAAGTTTTGCTAGTAGTGCTTCTCCCACAAGCCCTATGGCCACTTCTCTCTCTACCATCAATGGATCAGCTTCCCAATTCTCCCCAGCCAAACTAAAACAAATCAAAAACGACAAACCAAAATATCAAAGCCCACAATCTTACATGCCGGCACAAGCCCAAGAATCCCACTCCCTCCCATCCAAAAGCACAATAACTCCACACCAAGTCTCAAGAAGAGCTTCTTTAAGCTTCTCCATGGCCCTCCTACTTCACCAACTACACATCGAACCCTCGCGAGCCGACGAGGGGAATGGATTATGGCTCACTGGCCCATTGCCTGTCCCCACAGTCACTAACA AGATCGCAAATGAAGAAACAGGCACGCGATCATTTCTAAGGAACGGGATTTACATAGCGAATATAGGACCCCAAGGAAGTGCTTTTAGACTGAAGCACTACGCATTTGATCTACTAGCTTTAGGAGATATGCTGGGCCAAGAAACAATGAGTTATTTTAGGAAGTACCTGTGTATGAAGTCAACTGTCATGTACTACGATTTCGATAAGGTCATCTCCGCAGCTTCTGATGAGCAGAAGCAGCCGCTTACAGACCTTGCCAACCGATTGTTCAACAATGTTGAGAAG ATTGAAGAGGCTGTGAAGACGCAGAACAACACTATGATGCAGTCTTGTTATGCAGATACTGTACCGATTCTCCAGGAAGTTATGGCACGAATGGCATAA
- the LOC109705474 gene encoding transcription factor ILR3-like, translating to MGSSENANWVFDCPLLDDVAVAGDDFPASGSGFYWGSQGINGSSNGGVEISGSFLDSECVKERGSNKRVRSESCQPSSKACREKMRRDKLNDKFLELGSILDPGKPPKMDKAAILSDAVRMVTELRSEARKLKESNESLQEKIKELKAEKNELRDEKQRLKAEKESLEQQIKIINSRPSYMPHPPVMPAAFAAPGQSAGHKLVMPLIGYPGYPMWQFMPPADVDTSQDAESCPPVA from the exons ATGGGTTCCTCCGAGAACGCTAATTGGGTCTTCGATTGCCCCCTCCTAGACGACGTGGCCGTCGCTGGCGACGATTTCCCGGCGTCGGGGAGCGGATTCTACTGGGGATCGCAGGGAATCAACGGATCCTCCAATGGCGG GGTTGAAATAAGTGGCTCCTTTTTGGACTCTGAATGTGTCAAAGAACGAGGCTCCAATAAACG TGTTAGGTCTGAAAGCTGTCAGCCAAGTTCCAAAGCTTgtagagagaaaatgagaaggGATAAGCTGAACGATAA GTTCTTGGAGTTGGGCTCCATTTTGGACCCAGGTAAGCCACCAAAAATGGATAAAGCAGCTATTTTAAGTGATGCAGTCCGTATGGTGACCGAGTTACGTAGTGAAGCACGAAAGCTGAAAGAGTCAAATGAGAGTCTCCAAGAAAAGATCAAAGAGCTAAAG GCCGAGAAGAATGAGCTTCGCGACGAGAAGCAGAGGCTGAAGGCTGAGAAAGAGAGCCTGGAGCAGCAAATAAAGATCATAAACTCTCGTCCGAGCTACATGCCGCACCCTCCTGTCATGCCGGCCGCATTTGCTGCCCCGGGTCAATCGGCAGGTCACAAGCTGGTGATGCCTCTCATCGGCTACCCGGGATATCCTATGTGGCAGTTCATGCCCCCTGCAGATGTCGACACCTCGCAGGACGCCGAGTCCTGCCCTCCAGTGGCTTAA
- the LOC109705469 gene encoding kinesin-like protein KIN-14N, which translates to MSLRSRTNPPRSPLNKKENLDEGRADKRRKVAVGKMVGATSNLRSRPVLSVVNAGATAGAGDPAAADGANGGVGIEFSSREDVERLLNEKMKGKNKNDFKGKSEQMMEYIKKLRACIKWLTEQEDGNLMEMEKLRNLLDSEEKNHAEIAAQLRNTNEELNSTIEELRKQLATLEEKYRKEEAEKMGAIRSCEEEKEARLAAESRCNALSAELDKAGHEAKRLNDQIKMLQETNKRLQEYNTSLQQYNSNLQADAQKNGEAISKLQKEKNAMMETLNGLRDHVNSVKNQLDISRASQQEASKQKEELKKELNCFRNELQQVRDDRDHQLNQVQCLMAEIVKYKELTGKSALELDNATSKTNALEEACSSQRDIIKTLKLQLAAANEKLKMADLTAMETMSENEEKKKMLKDLQDRLADAEQQISEGEKLRKKLHNTILELKGNIRVFCRVRPLLPDGENNGVEGAALSYPTSTEYLGRGIDLMHNSQKYSFTFDKVFDQDASQEDVFVEISQLVQSALDGYKVCIFAYGQTGSGKTYTMMGKPDFLEQKGLIPRSLEQIFQASQSLLSQGWRFKMQASMLEIYNETIRDLLNPNRSGSQDTGASKYLIKHDANGNTHVSDLTVVDVCSINEVSFLLRQAAQSRSVGKTQMNEQSSRSHFVFTLRISGVNESTDQQVQGVLNLIDLAGSERLAKSGSTGDRLKETQAINKSLSCLSDVIFSIAKKEDHVPFRNSKLTYLLQPCLGGDSKTLMFVNISPEASSTGESICSLRFAARVNACEIGVPRRQTQMRTLDSRLSYG; encoded by the exons ATGTCCCTCAGAAGCCGCACCAATCCGCCTCGGAGCCCTTTAAAT AAAAAGGAGAACTTAGATGAGGGTCGAGCTGATAAGAGGAGAAAGGTCGCCGTAGGGAAGATGGTGGGAGCTACGAGCAATCTACGGTCCCGACCGGTTCTATCGGTCGTCAATGCGGGGGCCACTGCCGGAGCAGGAGATCCGGCGGCTGCCGACGGCGCCAATGGCGGTGTTGGCATTGAGTTCAGCTCGAGGGAGGACGTCGAGAGGCTGCTCAATGAGAAGATGAAGGGGAAGAACAAGAATGACTTCAAG GGGAAGAGCGAACAGATGATGGAGTATATAAAAAAGCTCAGAGCTTGCATCAAATGGCTTACGGAACAGGAAGATGGGAATTTGATGGAGATGGAGAAGCTCCGTAATTTGCTAGATTCCGAGGAGAAAAATCATGCTGAGATCG CTGCCCAGTTGAGAAATACTAACGAAGAACTAAATTCAACGATTGAGGAGCTACGGAAACAGCTTGCAACTTTAGAGGAGAAATATAGAAAAGAGGAAGCTGAGAAAATG GGTGCTATTAGATCTTgtgaggaggaaaaggaagcAAGGTTGGCAGCAGAAAGTCGATGCAATGCTCTGTCAGCAGAGCTTGATAAGGCTGGCCATGAAGCAAAACGTCTTAATGATCAG ATTAAGATGCTTCAAGAGACCAACAAGAGGCTTCAGGAATACAATACTAGCTTGCAGCAGTATAACAGCAATCTCCAAGCTGATGCTCAAAAGAATGGAGAAGCCATATCCAAGTTGCAGAAGGAGAAAAATGCCATGATGGAAACCCTTAACGGTTTGAGGGATCATGTCAACTCTGTCAAAAATCAGCTGGATATTTCCAGG GCTTCTCAACAGGAAGCTTCTAAACAAAAAGAAGAGTTAAAGAAAGAACTCAACTGTTTTAGAAATGAACTACAGCAAGTAAGAGATGATCGTGATCACCAATTAAACCAGGTGCAGTGTTTGATGGCTGAAATTGTCAAGTACAAAGAACTAACTGGAAAGTCTGCATTGGAGCTGGATAATGCAACATCAAAAACCAATGCTCTTGAG GAGGCCTGTTCATCACAAAGAGACATAATAAAGACCCTGAAACTTCAACTTGCAGCTGCAAATGAGAAGCTGAAG ATGGCTGATCTAACAGCCATGGAGACAATGTCAGAGAacgaggagaaaaagaaaatgttaaaaGATCTGCAGGATCGGTTAGCTGATGCAGAACAGCAAATTTCTGAAGGAGAGAAATTACGCAAAAAGTTGCATAATACTATATTG gAACTAAAAGGAAATATTCGAGTCTTTTGTAGAGTGCGACCATTATTACCTGACGGTGAAAATAACGGGGTAGAAGGGGCTGCTCTTTCATATCCAACCTCTACTGAATATCTTGGCCGTGGCATTGACTTGATGCATAATT CACAAAAATACTCCTTTACATTTGATAAAGTCTTTGATCAAGATGCTTCACAAGAGGATGTCTTCGTTGAAATTTCACAGCTAGTACAAAGTGCACTTGATGGGTATAAG GTTTGCATATTTGCCTATGGCCAAACTGGCTCTGGAAAAACTTATACAATGATGGGCAAACCTGATTTTCTCGAACAGAAAGGATTAATACCACGATCACTAGAACAAATTTTCCAAGCTAGCCAGTCCCTGCTATCGCAGGGTTGGAGGTTCAAAATGCAG GCTTCCATGCTTGAAATTTATAATGAAACAATTCGTGATCTGTTGAATCCTAATCGGTCGGGCAGTCAAGATACTGGTGCTTCCAAGTATTTGATTAAACACGATGCAAATGGAAACACGCATGTATCTGACCTTACAGTCGTAGATGTATGCAGTATCAATGAGGTCTCTTTCCTCCTACGGCAGGCCGCACAGAGCCG GTCAGTTGGAAAGACTCAGATGAATGAACAGTCTTCTAGAAGCCATTTTGTCTTCACACTGAGGATTTCTGGGGTTAACGAG AGCACTGATCAGCAAGTTCAAGGAGTACTAAACCTAATTGATCTTGCCGGGAGCGAGCGTCTCGCCAAAAGTGGCTCAACTGGTGACCGCCTCAAGGAAACTCAG GCAATTAACAAAAGCTTATCATGCTTAAGTGATGTTATCTTTTCTATCGCAAAGAAAGAGGACCATGTACCATTCAGAAATTCCAAATTAACATATCTTCTTCAG CCATGCCTTGGAGGTGACTCGAAAACCTTAATGTTTGTGAATATCTCTCCCGAGGCATCCTCAACAGGGGAATCAATCTGTTCGCTTAGGTTTGCCGCAAGGGTAAATGCTTGTGAGATCGGCGTCCCTAGGCGTCAGACTCAGATGCGGACTTTAGATTCCCGATTAAGCTATGGTTAA